Genomic window (Thiosulfatimonas sediminis):
CAAATCTTGATGTATAAATTATCTAATTTATAGTATACAGAACCTATACAAATCAAAAAATCATGTTAGGATGTTGGCATTGCTTCTGAGAAAACTCATAGGATGAATTTTATGGAAACTGCCTTTTCTGCTGATGTCTTTAACAAATCGCTGCCAATTAATCAGCAATGCAATTTAATTAGTCATAACATTGTGCTGAATCATGGCGATGTAGAAAGCAAACGTGCCGAAATCAAGAGTTACTTTAATCAAACGTTCGATCTCTACGAAGCACTGTTTGAAACGCTCGCGAATGATGAGGCTTTTTACCTTAGACCCTGTAGCCTAAGACACCCTCTCATTTTTTACTTTGGTCACACCGCGACTTTTTTCACCAACAAATTAGTGCTCGCCAAATTATTACCCAAACGCATCAACCCGCAAATCGAAGCGATGTGCGCGATTGGCGTTGATGAAATGTCATGGGACGACCTCAACGATGCCCATTACGACTGGCCAAGCGTGCAAGCGATACGCAATTACCGCCAAGAAGTCCGCGCCGCAATCAACCAGCTTATTGATCAGGTTGAATTTACAATGCCAATCAACTGGCAAAGCCCATTATGGCCAGTAATGATGGGAATTGAACATGAACGAATCCACTTAGAAACATCATCCGTACTGATCCGCCAACTGCCGATTGAATCGGTTCTTCCCAGCCCGCTGTTCCCACTCTGTCCACTACAAGACGTATCTGCCCCAAATAATACGCTTCTAACGGTAACCGCCGGTGATATAAACATCAATCACCAAGACCCTGCGCAATACTACGGCTGGGACAATGAATACGGTAAGCACCACGCCCATGTACAAGCGTTTAAGGCCAGCCAATACCTCGTCAGCAACCAAGAGTTTTTCGAATTTGTCGAAGCAGGTGGCTATGAAAACAGTCAATACTGGGACGAAGAAGGCAATCGCTGGCGTACTTTCTCGCCAGTCAAACACCCAAGTTTTTGGCTACAAAAGGACAATAAATGGTATTTGCGCTGCATGACCGACGAAATTGCGATGCCTTGGAGTTGGCCAGCAGAAGTCAATTTCCATGAAGCTGCGGCTTTTTGTCGCTGGAAAGCAGAACAGACTGGCAAGCCAATTCGCCTACCAAGCGAAGATGAATGGTTGCGCTTACGAGACTTCAGCCAAGCGCTAGACTATCAGGATGAGGCCAATTGCAATCTGCAGATGTATGCATCCTCAACGCCGGTCAATGGCTGTGCGGCGGGCGATTTTTTTGATGTCATCGGTAATGTCTGGCAGTGGACACAAACACCGATTTATCCTTTTGATGGTTTCAAAGTGCACCCACTGTACGATGACTTCACCACCCCCACATTCGACAATCAACACAATATTTTCAAAGGCGGTAGCTGGATTTCCACCGGCAACGAAATTAACGGCCATTCACGATACGCTTTCCGGCGACATTTTTTCCAACACGCCGGCTTTCGTTATATTGAATCCAAAGCCGAAGTGCAAACCGAGTTTTCCACTTACGAAACCGATGGTTCCGTTGCTCAATACTGCGAATTTCACTATGGCGCAGAATATTTCAATGTACCGAACTTCGCTAAAACCTATGCTCAGCACGCCATTAATATCATCAGCACCGACCGAGATTTCTCACATCGTGCCGATTTACGTGTATTAGAAGTTGGCTGCTCAGTTGGCCGCGCTTGTTTTGAACTCGCGACTTATTTTAATGAAGTGACTGGCTTAGATTTTTCGGCACGTTTTATCCGTATTGCCAATCAATTGCAAACCACTGGCTCTGTGCTTTATACCATTCCACAGGAAGGTGAAATCATGGCATTTAAAGAACAAAAACTTCGTGATTTAGGCCTCGCGAAAACAGCCAGTAAATGCGAATTTTTGCAACAAGACGCCAGCAATATGAAACCCATATTTACCGGCTATGACATGATAATTGCGGTCAATCTGCTAGATCGACTGTATGAGCCAAAGAAATTTCTGCAAGACGTGGCACATCGTCTGAATGACGGCGGGTTATTAATGCTGGCCTCACCTTACAGCTGGGATGAAACCTTTACCCAAAAAGAGAACTGGCTCGGTGGCTACAAAGACGGCCAAAGTGGAGAAAATGTGCATACATTAGAAAGTATTGAACAACTTCTCTCTCCCGACTTTGCTATGCTGGGAGCACCGCAAGACATTCCATTTGTCATTCGCGAAACGCAACGCAAATTCCAGCACACGATGTCG
Coding sequences:
- the ovoA gene encoding 5-histidylcysteine sulfoxide synthase, giving the protein METAFSADVFNKSLPINQQCNLISHNIVLNHGDVESKRAEIKSYFNQTFDLYEALFETLANDEAFYLRPCSLRHPLIFYFGHTATFFTNKLVLAKLLPKRINPQIEAMCAIGVDEMSWDDLNDAHYDWPSVQAIRNYRQEVRAAINQLIDQVEFTMPINWQSPLWPVMMGIEHERIHLETSSVLIRQLPIESVLPSPLFPLCPLQDVSAPNNTLLTVTAGDININHQDPAQYYGWDNEYGKHHAHVQAFKASQYLVSNQEFFEFVEAGGYENSQYWDEEGNRWRTFSPVKHPSFWLQKDNKWYLRCMTDEIAMPWSWPAEVNFHEAAAFCRWKAEQTGKPIRLPSEDEWLRLRDFSQALDYQDEANCNLQMYASSTPVNGCAAGDFFDVIGNVWQWTQTPIYPFDGFKVHPLYDDFTTPTFDNQHNIFKGGSWISTGNEINGHSRYAFRRHFFQHAGFRYIESKAEVQTEFSTYETDGSVAQYCEFHYGAEYFNVPNFAKTYAQHAINIISTDRDFSHRADLRVLEVGCSVGRACFELATYFNEVTGLDFSARFIRIANQLQTTGSVLYTIPQEGEIMAFKEQKLRDLGLAKTASKCEFLQQDASNMKPIFTGYDMIIAVNLLDRLYEPKKFLQDVAHRLNDGGLLMLASPYSWDETFTQKENWLGGYKDGQSGENVHTLESIEQLLSPDFAMLGAPQDIPFVIRETQRKFQHTMSQLTLWKKR